In Luteimonas viscosa, the following proteins share a genomic window:
- a CDS encoding ribonuclease H-like domain-containing protein, whose amino-acid sequence MAPLNALRGNAIGERVAPHGALRGQTAGDQVSLPAALRGKTADEQVAQLRKLLGLRPRALPPVRSFDRSLEGIELAPGLRYIEKWVPFERLPERLDLTALNLTAFDHDGIETHRILAFDTETTGLAGGTGTRAFMIGAGDWRDGGLRIRQLLMTTMGAEQAMLQEFARWLEPRTVLLSYNGKCYDRPLLSTRYTLARLADPVFGRDHIDLLHPVRRRYRGVWENCRLATVERQLLGVVREDDLPGSEAPAAWLNYLRGGSADKLRRVGDHNAQDLRSLSGLLVHFHAQAQLASQPG is encoded by the coding sequence ATGGCGCCGCTCAATGCGCTGCGCGGGAACGCGATTGGTGAGCGGGTCGCGCCGCACGGTGCGCTGCGCGGGCAGACGGCTGGTGATCAGGTGTCGCTGCCGGCTGCGCTACGCGGGAAGACTGCCGACGAACAGGTGGCGCAACTGCGCAAACTGCTCGGCCTGCGCCCGCGCGCGCTGCCGCCGGTGCGCAGTTTCGACCGCAGCCTGGAGGGCATCGAACTCGCGCCGGGCCTGCGCTACATCGAGAAGTGGGTGCCGTTCGAACGCCTGCCCGAGCGCCTGGACCTGACGGCGCTCAACCTCACCGCGTTCGATCACGACGGGATCGAGACCCACCGCATCCTCGCCTTCGACACCGAAACCACGGGCCTCGCGGGTGGCACCGGCACGCGCGCCTTCATGATCGGCGCCGGCGACTGGCGCGACGGCGGCCTGCGCATCCGCCAGTTGCTGATGACCACGATGGGCGCCGAGCAGGCGATGCTCCAGGAGTTCGCGCGCTGGCTGGAACCGCGCACGGTGTTGTTGTCCTACAACGGCAAGTGTTACGACCGCCCGCTGCTGAGTACGCGCTACACCCTGGCGCGGCTCGCCGATCCGGTGTTCGGGCGCGACCACATCGACCTGCTGCATCCGGTGCGCCGACGCTACCGCGGCGTCTGGGAGAACTGCCGCCTGGCCACGGTGGAGCGGCAACTGCTCGGCGTGGTGCGCGAAGACGACCTGCCCGGATCGGAAGCTCCCGCGGCCTGGTTGAACTACCTGCGAGGCGGCAGCGCCGACAAGCTGCGACGGGTCGGCGACCACAACGCCCAGGACCTGCGCAGCCTGTCCGGACTGCTGGTGCATTTCCACGCGCAGGCGCAGCTTGCATCGCAGCCGGGCTGA
- a CDS encoding PAS domain-containing hybrid sensor histidine kinase/response regulator, protein MPPSHDSDSETHATRDAERVQMAMAAGAIVGTWFWDVARDRLSVDEALAHAFGLDPALPRENLRLEQVVHTVHPDDQAELAEAIRAALARGGRYVHQYRARGADGGYRWLEAVGRVDLDAGGRAVRFPGVLIDIGERRRLEAERDQARSLLDSFIEAVPGVVYAKDRQGRLLIGNRGTTELIGRPPEAYIGRTDAEVLSDPVQAAAVMAADARVMDSGQAEQLEEAVNFPDGRRAWWLSTKAPLRDEAGAVVGLVGTSLDITARRTAEQGHREIEERYRLAAQATNDAIWDWRMADGHVIWNEALRTLFGHDIAQTSAHWWLEHIHPGDRARIDAEIHAVIDGGGSAWTGEYRFRRADGSYASVFDRGTVLRDAGGAPVRMIGAMLDLSARRQAEAVLAEREERLRLATDAGDLGFWDVDLVHDQLVWPARTKAMFGIPADVPVSMRDFYEGLHPDDREATSAAFAAAADPARRALYDVEYRTVGKEDGIVRWVAAKGRGLFEDDRCVRVVGVAMDITRRKADEARLKELNERLEARVAEEVASRLQVEEALRQAQKMEAVGQLTGGIAHDFNNMLATVIGPLDVLATRLGDSDPRTRRYIELALDGALRAAQLTQRLLAFSRQQPLQPVALDPNRLVAGMSGLLAHSLGSSVRLETVLAGGIWWIHADENQLENVILNLAVNARDAMPDGGRLTVETANCDLDHRYAADNAGVQAGQYVLIAVTDTGAGMTPEVMAKAFDPFFTTKQVGRGTGLGLSQVYGFVKQSAGHVKIYSELGQGTTVKVYLPRLLRRPQQQDANPARAASALPLGEAREVVLVVEDEPAVREFSVQVLEDLGYRVLEAGGAEAALRLLDAHPEITLLFTDVVMPGLNGRQLADRARETRPDLKVLFTTGYSRNAVVHNGVLDPGVHLIGKPFTAEELAQRVRAVIDGLAPLR, encoded by the coding sequence GTGCCCCCATCGCACGACAGCGACAGCGAGACACACGCCACCCGCGACGCCGAGCGCGTGCAGATGGCGATGGCGGCCGGCGCGATCGTCGGCACCTGGTTCTGGGACGTGGCCCGCGACCGCCTGAGCGTCGACGAAGCGCTGGCCCACGCCTTCGGTCTCGACCCCGCGCTGCCGCGCGAGAACCTGCGGCTGGAACAGGTCGTCCACACCGTCCACCCCGACGACCAGGCGGAACTGGCCGAGGCGATCCGCGCGGCGCTCGCGCGCGGTGGACGCTACGTGCACCAGTACCGCGCCCGGGGCGCGGACGGCGGGTACCGCTGGCTGGAGGCGGTCGGCCGGGTCGACCTCGATGCCGGGGGCCGCGCCGTGCGCTTCCCCGGCGTGCTGATCGACATCGGCGAGCGCCGCCGGCTCGAAGCCGAGCGCGACCAGGCCCGCAGCCTGCTCGACTCCTTCATCGAGGCGGTACCGGGCGTGGTCTACGCCAAGGACCGCCAGGGCCGGCTGCTGATCGGCAACCGCGGCACCACCGAACTCATCGGCCGGCCGCCGGAGGCCTACATCGGCCGCACCGATGCCGAAGTGCTGTCGGACCCGGTGCAGGCGGCCGCGGTGATGGCCGCCGACGCGCGGGTGATGGACAGCGGCCAGGCCGAACAGCTGGAAGAAGCGGTGAACTTCCCCGACGGGCGCCGCGCCTGGTGGCTCTCGACCAAGGCGCCGCTGCGCGACGAAGCCGGCGCCGTGGTCGGCCTGGTGGGCACCTCGCTCGACATCACCGCGCGCAGGACCGCCGAACAGGGCCACCGCGAGATCGAGGAGCGCTACCGCCTCGCGGCGCAGGCCACCAACGACGCCATCTGGGACTGGCGCATGGCCGACGGCCACGTGATCTGGAACGAGGCGCTGCGCACGCTGTTCGGCCACGACATCGCGCAGACCAGCGCGCACTGGTGGCTCGAGCACATCCATCCCGGGGACCGCGCGCGCATCGACGCGGAGATCCACGCCGTGATCGACGGCGGCGGCAGCGCCTGGACCGGCGAATACCGCTTCCGCCGCGCCGACGGCAGCTACGCCTCGGTGTTCGACCGCGGCACCGTGCTGCGCGATGCGGGCGGCGCACCGGTGCGCATGATCGGCGCGATGCTCGACCTGAGCGCACGCAGGCAGGCCGAGGCCGTGCTGGCCGAACGCGAGGAACGACTGCGCCTGGCCACCGACGCCGGCGATCTGGGCTTCTGGGACGTCGACCTGGTGCACGACCAGTTGGTCTGGCCGGCGCGCACCAAGGCCATGTTCGGCATCCCGGCCGACGTGCCGGTGTCGATGCGCGACTTCTACGAAGGCCTGCACCCGGACGACCGCGAAGCGACCAGCGCCGCCTTCGCCGCCGCCGCCGATCCGGCGCGGCGCGCGCTGTACGACGTCGAATACCGCACCGTCGGCAAGGAGGACGGCATCGTGCGCTGGGTCGCCGCCAAGGGCCGCGGCCTGTTCGAGGACGACCGCTGCGTGCGCGTGGTCGGGGTGGCGATGGACATCACCCGGCGCAAGGCGGACGAGGCGCGGCTGAAGGAACTCAACGAACGGCTCGAAGCGCGCGTGGCCGAGGAAGTGGCCAGCCGCCTGCAGGTGGAGGAAGCCCTGCGCCAGGCGCAGAAGATGGAGGCGGTGGGCCAGCTGACAGGCGGCATCGCCCACGACTTCAACAACATGCTGGCCACCGTGATCGGCCCGCTGGACGTGCTGGCGACGCGCCTGGGCGACAGCGATCCGCGCACCAGGCGCTACATCGAACTGGCCCTGGACGGCGCGCTGCGCGCCGCGCAGCTCACCCAGCGCCTGCTCGCGTTCTCGCGCCAGCAGCCGCTGCAGCCGGTGGCGCTGGATCCCAACCGGCTGGTGGCGGGCATGTCCGGCCTGCTGGCGCATTCGCTGGGCAGCAGCGTGCGCCTGGAGACGGTGCTGGCCGGCGGCATCTGGTGGATCCATGCCGACGAGAACCAGCTCGAGAACGTGATCCTCAACCTCGCCGTCAACGCGCGCGACGCCATGCCCGATGGCGGACGGCTCACCGTCGAGACCGCCAACTGCGACCTCGACCATCGCTACGCCGCCGACAACGCCGGCGTGCAGGCCGGCCAGTACGTGCTGATCGCCGTGACCGACACCGGCGCCGGCATGACGCCCGAAGTGATGGCCAAGGCCTTCGATCCGTTCTTCACCACCAAGCAGGTCGGCCGCGGCACCGGGCTGGGACTCTCGCAGGTGTACGGCTTCGTCAAGCAGTCCGCCGGCCACGTCAAGATCTATTCCGAACTGGGCCAGGGCACCACGGTGAAGGTGTACCTGCCGCGGCTGTTGCGGCGTCCGCAGCAGCAGGACGCGAACCCCGCGCGCGCGGCGTCGGCGCTTCCGCTCGGCGAGGCGCGCGAGGTGGTGCTGGTGGTGGAGGACGAACCGGCCGTGCGCGAGTTCTCGGTGCAGGTGCTGGAGGACCTGGGCTACCGGGTGCTGGAGGCCGGCGGCGCCGAGGCCGCGCTGCGACTGCTCGATGCGCACCCGGAGATCACCCTGCTGTTCACCGACGTGGTGATGCCCGGCCTCAACGGACGCCAGCTCGCCGACCGCGCGCGCGAAACGCGGCCCGACCTCAAGGTGCTGTTCACCACCGGATACAGCCGCAACGCCGTGGTCCACAACGGCGTGCTCGACCCCGGCGTGCACCTGATCGGCAAGCCGTTCACCGCCGAAGAGCTGGCCCAGCGCGTGCGCGCGGTGATCGACGGGCTGGCGCCGCTGCGGTAG
- a CDS encoding DUF1778 domain-containing protein, which translates to MSTTTIRLPEDLKARVAQAAKAAGTTSHNFILEAIAEKAALAEQRAEFHAVADQRYAQFLESGESIPWEEARTWLMQRLAGKGTKRPLARKQAR; encoded by the coding sequence ATGAGCACCACCACCATCCGCCTGCCCGAAGACCTCAAGGCCCGCGTCGCCCAGGCGGCGAAAGCGGCCGGTACCACCTCGCACAACTTCATCCTGGAAGCCATCGCCGAGAAGGCCGCACTGGCCGAGCAGCGTGCCGAGTTCCACGCGGTGGCGGACCAGCGCTATGCGCAGTTCCTCGAGTCCGGGGAAAGCATCCCTTGGGAGGAGGCGCGCACCTGGCTGATGCAGCGGCTCGCAGGGAAGGGCACGAAGCGGCCGTTGGCCAGGAAGCAGGCCCGATAA
- a CDS encoding response regulator — protein sequence MRNQAVLLVDDESAIVELVGGELEDLGYHVVTARNGVEALDHLATDRVFDVIVSDVSMPDGVSGVDVARRARELQPQARVILSSGRPRAQLPDIPEATDFLPKPYRLSQLLQLLKSA from the coding sequence ATGCGCAACCAGGCAGTGCTGTTGGTCGACGACGAGTCCGCCATCGTGGAACTGGTCGGCGGCGAACTCGAGGACCTCGGCTACCACGTGGTCACCGCGCGCAACGGCGTCGAAGCCCTGGACCACCTCGCGACCGACCGGGTGTTCGACGTCATCGTCAGCGACGTGAGCATGCCCGACGGCGTGTCCGGCGTGGACGTGGCACGGCGCGCGCGCGAACTGCAGCCGCAGGCCCGCGTGATCCTCTCTTCCGGCCGCCCGAGGGCGCAGCTGCCGGACATCCCCGAGGCGACGGATTTCCTGCCGAAACCCTACCGGCTGTCGCAGCTGCTGCAGCTGCTGAAGTCCGCGTAG
- a CDS encoding alpha/beta fold hydrolase, producing the protein MTRIFPTLLAAAMATTLGAQAQAAAPAAGADAEPVRNIVLVHGAFADGSGWRGVYDDLSARGYRVSIVQNPLTSLADDVAATRRVLDRQDGPAILVGHSWGGTVITEAGVHDKVAGLVYVSALAPDAGETTAQQYQGFAATPEFVIDVHPDGIGYLNGEKFKAGFAHDASDKDAAFLRDSQVPITMAEFETPVQHAAWRSKPSWAVIATEDKAFDQAMLVHMAQRIGAQISYVKASHALYFTQPGAVAEVIDTAAKAAATTLTSK; encoded by the coding sequence ATGACCCGCATCTTCCCCACCCTCCTGGCCGCCGCCATGGCCACCACCCTCGGCGCGCAGGCGCAGGCCGCCGCACCCGCGGCCGGTGCGGACGCCGAACCCGTGCGCAACATCGTGCTGGTGCACGGCGCCTTCGCCGACGGCTCCGGCTGGCGCGGCGTGTACGACGACCTCAGCGCCCGCGGCTACCGCGTGAGCATCGTGCAGAACCCGCTCACCTCGCTGGCCGACGACGTCGCCGCCACCCGCCGCGTGCTCGACCGCCAGGACGGTCCCGCGATCCTCGTCGGCCATTCATGGGGCGGCACCGTGATCACCGAGGCCGGCGTGCACGACAAGGTCGCGGGCCTGGTCTACGTGTCGGCGCTCGCCCCCGACGCGGGCGAGACCACCGCGCAGCAGTACCAGGGCTTCGCCGCCACGCCCGAGTTCGTGATCGACGTGCACCCCGACGGCATCGGCTACCTCAACGGAGAGAAGTTCAAGGCCGGCTTCGCCCACGACGCCAGCGACAAGGACGCCGCCTTCCTGCGCGATTCGCAGGTGCCGATCACCATGGCCGAATTCGAAACCCCCGTGCAGCACGCCGCGTGGCGCAGCAAGCCCAGCTGGGCGGTGATCGCCACCGAAGACAAGGCCTTCGACCAGGCGATGCTGGTGCACATGGCGCAGCGCATCGGCGCGCAGATCAGCTACGTCAAGGCGAGCCACGCGTTGTACTTCACCCAGCCCGGGGCGGTGGCGGAGGTGATCGACACGGCGGCGAAGGCCGCAGCGACCACGCTGACCAGCAAGTAA
- a CDS encoding HNH endonuclease produces the protein MKTKGGIECRYRGGWKRMDARQNEEFTAHLRAAVRQAEALKYNPTRFKGMIEANGGYETVKRILASGTPSDGFQKLWELGRLDLTCEAIIVESKWRPYFDDDLIERAERLLRGSNYDFKRFSPAENGRANRPVLSSVEPDERDEGAVGEDGSDAGEGDTTSSTGINAFFRDVLHAPFVNSRWSWGAVDERTRRVFLRLWSMDIAVRGGRRWIRVLLLNASTRLGWKERQRHLDLVRSGYAAFAVVCEKESTDARTILGFDRERVLRLGGVVEHEGSLWMEIVDHISLDALWLVDTSGVALSEDIRDIERAEVAATTRTALVDARLGQGRFRRELMRRWGHACAVTGCRLAAVLRASHCKPWRKSDNRERLDSHNGLILSANLDALFDAGLIGFDDDGGMIVADVVSAPEREALAIPANLTRKPSPRLKEYLRFHRENVFQG, from the coding sequence ATGAAGACCAAAGGCGGCATCGAGTGCCGGTACAGAGGGGGGTGGAAGCGGATGGATGCGAGACAGAATGAAGAGTTCACGGCGCATCTGCGCGCCGCAGTCCGCCAGGCGGAGGCGTTGAAGTACAACCCGACGCGGTTCAAGGGAATGATCGAGGCCAATGGAGGGTACGAAACCGTCAAGCGCATCCTCGCCAGTGGCACTCCATCCGATGGCTTCCAGAAGCTCTGGGAGCTGGGTCGCCTGGATCTGACCTGCGAGGCGATCATTGTCGAGAGCAAGTGGCGTCCTTATTTCGATGACGACCTGATTGAACGAGCTGAGCGCCTCCTTCGCGGCTCCAACTACGACTTCAAGCGATTCTCTCCAGCCGAGAACGGGCGTGCGAACAGGCCGGTCCTTTCTTCTGTAGAACCTGACGAGCGCGACGAGGGCGCGGTCGGTGAGGACGGCTCTGACGCTGGCGAAGGGGACACGACAAGCAGCACCGGGATCAACGCATTTTTCCGCGACGTGTTGCATGCTCCCTTTGTGAACTCGCGCTGGTCCTGGGGGGCAGTAGACGAGCGCACAAGACGAGTGTTCCTTCGTCTGTGGAGCATGGACATTGCTGTGCGCGGTGGCAGGCGATGGATTCGCGTGCTGCTCTTGAATGCCAGTACCCGGCTCGGCTGGAAGGAGCGTCAGCGCCACCTGGATCTCGTCCGCTCAGGCTACGCCGCGTTTGCGGTGGTGTGCGAGAAGGAAAGTACGGACGCACGGACCATCCTCGGGTTCGATCGTGAGCGCGTCCTCAGGCTGGGTGGAGTCGTCGAGCACGAGGGTTCGCTATGGATGGAGATCGTCGACCACATCTCCCTCGACGCGCTATGGCTGGTTGACACGTCCGGCGTGGCATTGAGCGAGGATATTCGAGACATTGAGCGCGCTGAGGTTGCCGCGACCACGCGAACGGCGCTGGTCGATGCGAGGTTGGGACAGGGCAGGTTCCGCAGGGAACTCATGCGACGCTGGGGACATGCGTGCGCGGTCACTGGATGCAGGCTCGCGGCCGTACTGCGGGCGTCCCATTGCAAGCCGTGGCGCAAGTCGGACAATCGGGAGCGGTTGGATTCCCACAACGGCCTGATTCTTTCGGCCAATCTCGACGCACTGTTTGATGCAGGTTTGATCGGGTTCGATGACGACGGCGGGATGATCGTGGCTGATGTCGTCTCTGCCCCGGAGCGCGAGGCTCTGGCCATTCCTGCAAACCTGACTCGCAAGCCTTCACCGCGCCTCAAGGAGTACCTGCGATTCCATCGTGAGAACGTATTCCAGGGCTGA
- a CDS encoding nuclease-related domain-containing protein translates to MSWGMWAGHLVLALSFLLMLITVVTFKVLHRRSRRRAPLQDRRVGHLPGQQLVARISHHDTEVLTSISMMVTSLPLMFMIWLTFRVRWQEVQVSWVEAMFLVGALVLFGWGLTTYIRHYRARERVRDGWTAEQVTGLQLNRLMVHGCLVLHDLPADGFNIDHVVVAPRGVYAVETKSFRKPQQAVEGENYRVSFDGRALRFPDFVEAGAPAQAERYAGWLDRALRDAGFDVPVIPALALPGWLIDQAEETWRSAKVKVFSPMGNGASFMAKNIVRIDAAQRSAIAQALALRFPKIEG, encoded by the coding sequence ATGAGCTGGGGTATGTGGGCAGGGCACTTAGTTCTCGCGCTTTCGTTCTTGCTGATGCTGATCACCGTGGTGACGTTCAAAGTTCTGCACCGGCGGAGCCGGAGACGCGCACCTTTGCAAGACCGGCGCGTTGGGCATCTCCCTGGGCAGCAGTTGGTGGCGCGCATCTCACATCACGACACAGAAGTGCTGACGTCCATCAGCATGATGGTCACGTCACTACCACTCATGTTCATGATCTGGCTGACGTTCCGTGTTCGCTGGCAGGAGGTTCAAGTCAGCTGGGTCGAGGCAATGTTCTTGGTAGGTGCGTTGGTATTGTTCGGGTGGGGATTGACGACCTATATCCGGCACTATCGCGCACGTGAGCGGGTTCGCGACGGTTGGACAGCAGAGCAAGTGACCGGCTTGCAGCTCAACCGACTCATGGTCCACGGCTGCTTAGTGCTTCATGATCTTCCCGCCGATGGATTCAACATCGATCATGTCGTCGTGGCACCGCGCGGCGTCTACGCCGTGGAAACAAAATCGTTTCGCAAACCGCAGCAAGCGGTCGAGGGTGAGAACTACCGTGTGAGCTTCGACGGCCGTGCTTTGCGCTTCCCCGACTTCGTGGAAGCGGGCGCGCCTGCCCAAGCCGAACGCTACGCAGGCTGGCTCGATCGCGCATTGCGCGACGCGGGCTTCGACGTTCCTGTCATTCCCGCGCTCGCGCTGCCAGGCTGGTTGATCGACCAAGCCGAAGAAACGTGGCGTTCCGCAAAGGTCAAGGTATTCTCACCGATGGGCAACGGTGCGAGCTTCATGGCCAAGAACATCGTCCGCATCGACGCCGCGCAGCGCAGCGCCATCGCGCAGGCTCTGGCACTGCGGTTCCCAAAGATTGAGGGATAA
- a CDS encoding BCCT family transporter, which translates to MTQPQPTPSPDDQPPARRWHAAILGPVFYPTALLIALLVALSFAAPEASAVLFGRAKTWVAQDAGWFTILVVAGFLVFIVGLGVSSLGRIRLGPDHSRPDYSYPTWFAMLFAAGMGIGLMFFGVAEPIMHFAEPPVGDPGTVAAARQAMRITFFHWGIHAWAIYAVVALSLAYFAYRHGLPLRIRSSLYPLIGERIHGPIGHAVDTFAVLGTIFGLATSLGLGVIQINSGLRYLFDAPVGVGVQVALIAAITLVATVSVFTGLDRGVRRLSEFNMALAVSLLAFVLVMGPTVHLLQAFVQNTGMYVSNVFSMTFNLYAYEPTSWLGGWTLFYWGWWIAWSPFVGMFIARISRGRTVREFVVGVLLVPLGFTFLWMTIYGNSALYQVMSGAAPELVEAVRADTSVALFQFLEAYPLPMLTSAAATLLVVIFFVTSADSGALVIDMLSSKGEEESPVWQRIFWALMVGAIAIALLIAGGLEALQAGTIASAFPFTFVMLLMAWGLLRAMQLDVTRRQSIRAARVSAPGHATADWKVRIRALMQSPTRGEVLRYLEGTVRPALEAVAAELGQQGLEVRVESGEDGRAWLEVGHGAEMDFFYSVRPVAYEPAEFMLRDPRRPSSDADRFFRAEVHLREGGQDYDVMGWSRDELLHDVLDQYERHLHFLDAVR; encoded by the coding sequence ATGACGCAGCCGCAACCCACACCGTCGCCCGATGACCAGCCGCCCGCACGCCGCTGGCACGCCGCCATCCTCGGCCCGGTGTTCTACCCGACGGCGCTGCTGATCGCGCTGCTGGTGGCGCTCTCGTTCGCGGCGCCCGAGGCGTCGGCGGTGCTGTTCGGCCGCGCCAAGACGTGGGTGGCGCAGGACGCGGGCTGGTTCACCATCCTTGTGGTGGCGGGGTTCCTGGTGTTCATCGTGGGGCTCGGCGTGAGCAGCCTGGGGCGGATCCGCCTGGGGCCGGACCACAGCCGGCCCGACTACAGCTATCCCACCTGGTTCGCGATGCTGTTCGCCGCGGGCATGGGCATCGGCCTGATGTTCTTCGGCGTGGCCGAGCCGATCATGCATTTCGCCGAGCCGCCGGTGGGCGATCCGGGCACGGTCGCCGCGGCGCGCCAGGCGATGCGCATCACCTTCTTCCACTGGGGCATCCATGCCTGGGCGATCTACGCCGTGGTCGCGCTGTCGCTGGCCTACTTCGCCTACCGGCACGGCTTGCCGCTGCGCATCCGCTCGTCGCTGTATCCGCTGATCGGCGAGCGCATCCATGGCCCCATCGGCCATGCCGTCGACACCTTCGCGGTGCTGGGCACCATCTTCGGCCTGGCCACGTCGCTGGGGCTGGGGGTGATCCAGATCAACTCGGGGCTGCGGTACCTGTTCGACGCGCCGGTCGGTGTCGGCGTGCAGGTGGCGCTGATCGCGGCGATCACGCTGGTGGCCACCGTGTCGGTGTTCACCGGGCTCGACCGTGGCGTGCGCCGGCTGTCGGAGTTCAACATGGCGCTGGCGGTGTCGCTGCTCGCGTTCGTGCTGGTGATGGGCCCCACGGTGCACCTGCTGCAGGCCTTCGTGCAGAACACCGGCATGTACGTGTCGAACGTGTTCTCGATGACGTTCAACCTCTACGCCTACGAGCCCACCAGCTGGCTGGGCGGCTGGACGCTGTTCTACTGGGGCTGGTGGATCGCGTGGTCGCCGTTCGTGGGCATGTTCATCGCGCGCATCTCGCGCGGTCGCACCGTGCGCGAGTTCGTGGTCGGCGTGCTGCTGGTGCCGCTGGGCTTCACCTTCCTGTGGATGACGATCTACGGCAACAGCGCGCTGTACCAGGTGATGTCCGGGGCGGCGCCCGAGCTGGTGGAGGCGGTGCGCGCGGACACCTCGGTGGCGCTGTTCCAGTTCCTGGAGGCCTATCCGCTGCCGATGCTGACCTCGGCGGCCGCGACTTTGCTGGTGGTGATCTTCTTCGTGACCTCGGCCGATTCGGGCGCGCTGGTGATCGACATGCTCTCCTCGAAGGGCGAGGAGGAATCGCCGGTGTGGCAGCGCATCTTCTGGGCGCTGATGGTGGGCGCGATCGCGATCGCGCTGCTGATCGCCGGTGGCCTGGAAGCGCTGCAGGCCGGCACCATCGCCAGCGCGTTTCCCTTCACCTTCGTCATGCTGCTGATGGCCTGGGGCCTGCTGCGCGCGATGCAGCTGGACGTGACCAGGCGCCAGAGCATCCGCGCGGCACGCGTGTCGGCGCCGGGCCACGCGACGGCCGACTGGAAGGTGCGCATCCGCGCGCTGATGCAGAGCCCGACCCGCGGCGAGGTACTGCGTTACCTGGAAGGCACGGTGCGCCCGGCACTCGAAGCCGTGGCGGCCGAGCTGGGCCAGCAGGGCCTGGAGGTCAGGGTGGAGAGCGGCGAGGACGGCCGCGCCTGGCTGGAGGTGGGGCACGGGGCGGAGATGGACTTCTTCTACTCCGTGCGCCCGGTGGCCTACGAACCGGCCGAGTTCATGCTGCGCGATCCACGCCGTCCGTCCAGCGACGCGGACAGGTTCTTCAGGGCCGAAGTGCACCTGCGCGAAGGCGGCCAGGACTACGACGTGATGGGCTGGAGCCGCGACGAACTGCTGCACGACGTGCTCGACCAGTACGAGCGGCATCTCCACTTTCTCGATGCGGTGCGCTGA
- a CDS encoding type II toxin-antitoxin system RelE/ParE family toxin, giving the protein MALVRLAPDVLDDLDRIVDHLHQHEVEAAEARVAEIVSALEVLADNPLIGRPAGDDRRELLIGRDAQGYVALYRYLSVIDTALVLAIRAQREGGYARP; this is encoded by the coding sequence GTGGCGCTCGTCCGGCTGGCGCCCGACGTACTGGATGATCTGGACAGGATCGTTGATCACCTCCATCAGCACGAAGTCGAAGCGGCCGAGGCCCGGGTGGCCGAGATCGTCAGCGCTTTGGAGGTGCTTGCAGACAACCCGCTGATCGGTCGCCCGGCAGGTGACGATCGGCGCGAGCTGCTGATCGGCCGCGATGCGCAGGGCTACGTTGCACTGTATCGCTACCTGTCGGTGATCGACACTGCGCTTGTGCTGGCGATCCGCGCGCAGCGCGAAGGCGGCTACGCGCGCCCGTGA